Proteins encoded together in one Portunus trituberculatus isolate SZX2019 chromosome 39, ASM1759143v1, whole genome shotgun sequence window:
- the LOC123515752 gene encoding pancreatic triacylglycerol lipase-like, protein MSSLALTTTLHSLLTLVPRLLMPSELLAERRLSEEVAGAQRLPTALQDSNLTNSLTTRCYGVYGCFSLGPPFFSMARPINAFPLQPHELEPTLCLYTRDTPAHCQRLPIFNVRAVRKTSFRPDAEVKILTHGYLEHGEKRWLKKMTEEYLAWGDVNVVVVGWVTASGPPYTQAVANVRLLGAMLGRFLLNLQDEIGVSASRVHFVGHSLGAHMAGYMGQYMQTHGATLGHITGTSPGLDPAEPYFEGTDPVVRLDPSDATLVTVIHTDAGPILTGGLGMLQPSGHYDFYPNGGITMPGCGAHLGESLVKEQGNIPYDPYSETLCSLTTEKIDHVFKRIRRFIGCNHIRSYEYFTESINAVCPFLGIECPSWESYQLGACWSCGGPARQRGSGGGGRSCARMGAHAATPY, encoded by the exons ATGAGCTCCCTGGCACTCACCACCACGCTGCACAGCCTCCTCACACTGGTGCCAAGACTCCTGATGCCTTCTGAGCTGCTGGCTGAGCGTAGATTAAGTGAGGAGGTGGCGGGAGCACAGCGCCTACCTACTGCTCTTCAAGATTCCAACTTAACGAACT CACTCACAACACGCTGTTACGGGGTCTACGGGTGCTTCAGTCTTGGCCCTCCGTTCTTCTCTATGGCGCGCCCGATCAACGCCTTCCCGCTGCAGCCACACGAGTTAGAGCCAACCCTTTGCCTCTACACCAGGGACACTCCGGCACACTGTCAG AGACTTCCAATCTTCAACGTTCGAGCCGTGAGGAAGACAAGCTTTCGACCTGATGCAGAAGTAAAGATTTTGACACACGGGTACCTGGAACACGGCGAGAAACGGTGGCTCAAG AAAATGACGGAGGAGTACCTGGCGTGGGGTGACGtgaacgtggtggtggtggggtgggtgaCTGCCTCGGGGCCGCCCTACACCCAGGCAGTGGCCAACGTGCGTCTTCTTGGGGCAATGCTGGGGCGCTTCCTCCTAaacctgcag gATGAGATAGGGGTCTCTGCCTCCCGGGTACACTTCGTGGGCCACAGCCTCGGGGCCCACATGGCAGGGTACATGGGCCAGTACATGCAGACCCATGGTGCAACACTCGGACACATCACAG GAACTTCACCAGGACTGGACCCCGCCGAGCCTTACTTCGAGGGAACTGACCCCGTGGTACGACTAGACCCATCTGACGCTACCCTGGTCACCGTCATTCACACCGACGCTGGACCGATTCTGACGGGAG gtcTGGGTATGCTGCAGCCTTCAGGACATTACGACTTCTATCCCAACGGCGGGATTACCATGCCGGGCTGCGGGGCTCACCTGGGGGAGTCGCTGGTTAAGGAGCAGGGCAACATTCCTTACG ACccctattctgaaacgctctgctcccTCACCACAGAGAAAATTGAccatgttttcaaga GAATTCGCCGCTTCATAGGATGCAATCACATTCGATCCTACGAGTACTTCACGGAGTCCATCAACGCGGTGTGCCCTTTCCTGGGGATAGAGTGCCCCTCCTGGGAGAGTTACCAGCTGGGGGCGTGCTGGTCCTGCGGGGGTCCGGCGAGGCAgaggggcagtggtggtggcgggagaaGTTGCGCAAGAATGGGAGCACACGCAGCAACTCCCTAC